The proteins below are encoded in one region of Kazachstania africana CBS 2517 chromosome 6, complete genome:
- the CSG2 gene encoding mannosylinositol phosphorylceramide synthase regulatory subunit (similar to Saccharomyces cerevisiae CSG2 (YBR036C); ancestral locus Anc_3.227): MSVMYSWFIAVLGYVIQTKCVSLIQSQSFLSSIDGKSIGITSKEQSTGLITIYLTSLYFVSLLLLLPVARFYIDFSNRNKNPFEEFEEEESYELNPVTSSRSTIDQHDELLHTGTIAGNDMNNDTKLAADILKYVGKLVVLSVILVIPVFTYTLALSLSPAFDVALIQNTAAFEIVTLLYGVCGISRKNYIFRNFLVMMSSLIGILIISYTKATCDLLAGKLSVNQVTGEVTDPFLFDRLKGALICGLGTLPVGLFGVLWNRWFNNNDESTLSAKYLNFNIFSRCSNDTKSDKKLLIQCTHLSLIGFIGTLLIFPFTPSISLSIKIVSLLYAEQTFWLTLMCSIFIGTLPHLFSILNLNRKNPPEFLTTCNFGSIIFMGLAEWVCEPTQTTIVRWEVIGYIMLSLGCIFLSVTLV, translated from the coding sequence ATGTCCGTAATGTACTCATGGTTCATCGCAGTATTGGGCTATGTGATACAAACTAAATGCGTATCATTAATTCAATCACAATCGTTTTTGAGTAGTATCGATGGGAAGTCCATCGGAATCACTTCGAAGGAGCAAAGTACAGGTCTAATCACAATATATTTGACATCACTTTATTTTGTGTCGctattactactattacCAGTTGCAAGGTTTTATATAGATTTTTCGAATAGAAACAAAAACCCCTtcgaagaatttgaagaggaagaatcGTATGAGTTGAATCCAGTCACTAGCAGTCGCAGTACAATCGATCAGcatgatgaattattacATACAGGTACCATTGCCGGTAACGATATGAACAATGATACAAAGTTAGCTGCTGATATTCTTAAATATGTCGGAAAATTAGTAGTATTGTCCGTTATTTTGGTAATACCAGTGTTCACATATACGTTGGCTTTGTCACTCTCGCCAGCTTTTGATGTTGCCTTAATTCAAAACACAGCtgcttttgaaattgtcaCTTTATTATATGGTGTGTGTGGTATCTCgaggaaaaattatattttcagaaatttcttGGTCATGATGTCCTCTTTAATAGGTATCCTGATTATCTCTTACACAAAGGCAACATGCGATTTATTAGCTGGTAAATTATCAGTTAATCAAGTTACAGGCGAAGTTACAGACCCTTTCTTATTCGACAGACTCAAAGGGGCTTTAATCTGTGGGTTAGGCACATTGCCCGTAGGTTTGTTCGGTGTATTATGGAATCGTTggtttaataataatgatgaaagCACTTTATCggcaaaatatttgaatttcaatatcttttctCGTTGTAGTAACGACACTAAATcagataaaaaattgttaattCAATGCACACATCTATCATTGATTGGGTTTATTGGCACTCTTCTCATCTTCCCATTCACTCCAAGTATTTCACTCTCAATAAAAATTGTCTCTCTATTATATGCCGAACAAACTTTCTGGTTAACACTAATGTGTTCTATATTTATTGGTACATTGCCACATCTATTCTCAATACTCAATCTGAATAGGAAAAATCCACCTGAATTTTTAACTACTTGCAATTTTGGctctattatttttatgGGATTGGCAGAATGGGTGTGCGAACCAACACAAACAACCATCGTAAGATGGGAAGTAATTGGCTATATAATGCTGTCATTGGGATGCATTTTCTTATCCGTAACATTGGTATAA
- the OLA1 gene encoding Obg-like ATPase (similar to Saccharomyces cerevisiae OLA1 (YBR025C); ancestral locus Anc_3.226) produces the protein MPPKKQVEEKKVLLGRPGNNLKAGIVGLANVGKSTFFQAITRSPLGNPANYPFATIDPEEARVIVPSPKFDELCKIYKPASEVPAHLTVYDIAGLTKGASAGEGLGNAFLSHIRAVDSIYQVVRCFDDAEIIHIEGDVEPARDLEIIANELRLKDIEFSEKALENAAKIAKRGGQSLEVKQKKEEMALIERIIELLKSGQRVYNQTWTPKEVEVINSMFLLTAKPCIYLINLSERDYIRKKNKHLLKIKEWVDKNSPGDLIIPFSVSLEERLSHMTEEEMKEELEKIGTQSALPRIITTMREKLDLISFFTCGPDEVREWTIRQGTKAPQAAGVIHNDLMNTFILAQVMKYDDVVEYKDDAAIKAAGKLQQKGKDYVVENADVIYFRSGAGKN, from the coding sequence ATGCCTCCAAAGAAGCAAgtcgaagaaaagaaggtCCTTTTAGGTCGTCCAGGTAACAATTTAAAAGCTGGTATTGTTGGTTTAGCCAATGTTGGTAAATCTACTTTTTTCCAAGCCATCACTAGATCTCCTCTAGGTAACCCAGCCAACTATCCTTTTGCTACTATTGATCCAGAAGAAGCTCGTGTCATCGTCCCATCTCCAAAATTCGATGAATTATGTAAAATTTACAAGCCAGCTTCTGAAGTCCCAGCCCATTTAACTGTGTACGATATTGCTGGTTTGACTAAAGGTGCTTCTGCCGGTGAAGGTTTAGGTAATGCGTTCTTGTCCCACATTAGAGCCGTTGATTCCATTTACCAAGTTGTTCGTTGTTTCGATGACGCTGAAATTATCCATATTGAAGGTGACGTGGAACCAGCTCGTGATTTAGAAATTATCGCTAATGAATTAAGATTAAAGGATATCgaattttctgaaaaggCATTGGAAAACGCTGCTAAGATCGCAAAGAGAGGTGGTCAATCCTTAGAAGTTaagcaaaagaaagaagaaatggcTTTAATCgaaagaattattgaattgttAAAATCTGGTCAAAGAGTTTACAACCAAACTTGGACTCCAAAGGAAGTCGAAGTTATCAATTCCATGTTCTTATTGACTGCTAAACCATGTATTTACTTAATCAATTTATCTGAAAGAGACTACattagaaagaagaataagCATCTATTGAAGATTAAAGAATGGGTTGACAAGAACTCTCCAGGTGATTTAATTATCCCATTTTCTGTCTctttagaagaaagattatcGCACAtgactgaagaagaaatgaaagaagaattagaaaaaattggtacTCAATCAGCTTTACCAAGAATTATTACTACCATgagagaaaaattagatttgatttcttttttcaccTGTGGCCCAGATGAAGTTCGTGAGTGGACCATTAGACAAGGTACCAAGGCTCCACAAGCTGCTGGTGTCATTCACAACGATTTAATGAACACTTTCATCTTGGCTCAAGTTATGAAGTACGATGATGTCGTCgaatataaagatgatgCTGCTATCAAAGCCGCTGGTAAATTACAACAAAAGGGTAAAGATTACGTCGTTGAAAATGCTGATGTCATTTACTTCAGATCTGGTGCCGGTaagaattaa
- the KAFR0F02380 gene encoding SCO family protein (similar to Saccharomyces cerevisiae SCO2 (YBR024W) and SCO1 (YBR037C); ancestral locus Anc_3.225): MNKFSLRTVNYPLKLYSKFKDPVRPKFGLQGKALFSSTRYRLDGSGDSNIEESILNDLKKVRLDQIRVNDGRSTDFRNLKTTDKKGGNGNKTRQWLGIGAFVTLCSGSYYYLLRKKSRLEVEKIAESNRQLLDGQFQLTDFNGQKFTQDDLLGKFSIIYFGFTHCPDVCPTELDRLTVWLKKLEKKRGIKPNAIFVTCDPIRDTPDVLKRYLKDFHPSIIGLTGTYDQIKDMCKNFKVFFSTPRNVSPQEDYIVDHSAFFYLLDPEGQFVEALGTIYEDKDGLERIEKHIDAYVPKAERERRMSKWYSFLYK; this comes from the coding sequence ATGAATAAGTTTTCTTTAAGAACGGTCAACTATCCTTTAAAgctatattcaaaattcaagGACCCAGTACGCCCTAAGTTTGGATTACAAGGGAAAGCACTTTTTTCAAGCACTAGATATAGGTTGGACGGCAGTGGGgattcaaatattgaagaaagtatattaaatgatttgaaaaaggtCAGACTAGATCAAATTAGGGTAAACGATGGAAGAAGTACagattttagaaatttgaaaactaCTGATAAGAAGGGCGGCAATGGTAATAAAACACGTCAATGGCTCGGAATTGGTGCCTTTGTAACGTTGTGTAGTGGTAGTTATTACTATCTATTACGAAAGAAGAGTAGATTGGAGGTCGAAAAAATTGCTGAGTCAAATAGACAATTATTAGATGGACAATTCCAATTAACTGATTTTAACGGTCAGAAATTCACACAGGATGATTTATTAGGCAAATTCAGCATAATTTATTTTGGCTTTACCCACTGCCCCGATGTGTGTCCCACTGAGTTGGATAGATTAACTGTTTGGcttaaaaaattagaaaagaaaagaggaATTAAACCTAATGCAATCTTTGTCACATGTGATCCAATAAGAGATACTCCAGATGTATTAAAACGATATTTGAAGGATTTCCATCCATCGATTATTGGGTTAACTGGTACTTATGACCAAATAAAAGACATGTGTAAGAACTTCAAAGTATTTTTCTCTACACCACGTAACGTAAGCCCACAGGAGGATTATATCGTAGATCACTCtgcatttttttatttgttgGATCCAGAAGGCCAATTTGTTGAGGCGCTGGGGACTATATATGAGGACAAAGATGGGTTAGAACGAATCGAAAAACATATTGATGCATATGTACCTAAAGCTGAACGGGAAAGAAGGATGAGTAAATGGTACTCTTTCCTAtacaaataa
- the CHS2 gene encoding chitin synthase CHS2 (similar to Saccharomyces cerevisiae CHS2 (YBR038W); ancestral locus Anc_3.224) yields MVQNPFMVDPTVGSPTRSPQRPGLTRFHTNNSSNWDQRSYESYDDDNYNSNNFQGLPHAVPQSPSKAALRYSPERRQRTQFYRDSNHGSPVHPSRYPTNIHESPVRGNDATLQLRDGSNHASPLHQKYSYERVPVRDDDTMPIINNVFADSYQQSSEDPVSSYYSENIPPSKKSNNLFGTASRGFSQGSRLTMSTGSTAASYEAEKYRKSFDDNSTINSENTFNETRFELNHPIRRDYVRRANSESKRRDIPHDVAHKKAMLKLDNPIPRGLLDTLPRRDSPEFTEMRYTACTVEPDDFLEEGYSLRFAEMNRECQIVACVTMYNEDKISLARTIHSIMKNVAHLCSRQKSQVWGKDSWKKVSVILVSDGRAKVNQGALDYLAALGVYQEDMAKASVNGDPVKAHIFELTTQVSINADLDYVSKDIVPVQMVFCLKEENKKKINSHRWLFNAFCPVLQPNVVMLIDVGTRLNDTAVYHLWKAFDNDSNVAGAAGQITTMTGKYGKKLLNPLVASQNFEYKMSNILDKPLESLFGYITVLPGALSAYRYRALQNHADGTGPLKSYFLGETQEGRDHDVFTANMYLAEDRILCWELVAKRDAKWVLKYVKEATGETDVPEDIPEFISQRRRWLNGAMFAALYAQLHSFQIWKTRHSITRLIFLQIEFFYQFIQGIFSWFSIANLVLTFYYLAGSVNNVLKHGDVLFIFLKYLIFCDLASLFIISMGNRPQGAKPLFLISMIILTFCAIYSLVCGFYFGITQLDSKDTSSGAAFNIIVSILSTYGLYVFSSFMYLDPWHIFSSSIQYFLTLPAFTCTLQIFAFCNTHDVSWGTKGSHEQSKPLAKAIVVQGPDGKQIVETDWPQEVDKKYMEIKSRLKEVEFEEKIVDEAEKQNDYYRDIRSRIVMTWMLSNLILIMAIIEIFKPENTNNGYLLFILWSVAGLALFRFIGSMGFLVFKYVRMLVKYKNKAENRGSWGVRNIMPTIPFSNKD; encoded by the coding sequence ATGGTCCAAAATCCCTTCATGGTAGATCCAACGGTTGGATCTCCCACTAGATCTCCACAGAGACCTGGTCTTACAAGATTTCATACCAATAATAGTAGTAACTGGGATCAACGTAGCTATGAAAGTTACGATGATGATAACTACAActcaaataattttcagGGCTTACCTCATGCGGTGCCTCAATCTCCATCAAAAGCTGCTCTGAGATATTCCCCAGAACGTCGTCAAAGGACACAATTTTACCGTGATAGTAATCACGGTTCACCAGTTCACCCAAGCAGATATCCTACTAATATCCACGAATCGCCAGTAAGGGGCAATGATGCAACTTTACAGCTGAGAGATGGTTCCAATCATGCATCTCCTTTACATCAAAAGTACAGTTACGAAAGAGTTCCTGTAAGAGATGACGATACTATGCCTATCATCAATAATGTTTTCGCAGATAGTTATCAACAAAGTAGTGAAGATCCTGTTTCTAGTTATTATTCAGAAAATATTCCACCAAGTAAAAAGAGTAACAACTTATTCGGGACAGCATCGAGAGGTTTTTCGCAAGGATCAAGACTTACTATGTCTACTGGATCTACAGCAGCTTCTTATGAAGCTGAGAAATACCGTAAATCATTTGATGACAACTCAACCATAAACTCAGAAAATACATTTAATGAAACAAGATTTGAATTGAATCACCCGATTCGTAGAGACTATGTCAGACGTGCCAACTCAGAAAGCAAGAGAAGAGATATCCCACATGATGTAGCCCATAAAAAGGCAATGTTGAAGTTAGATAATCCAATTCCAAGAGGTTTGTTAGACACATTACCAAGAAGGGACAGTCCTGAGTTCACTGAAATGAGATACACTGCTTGTACAGTAGAGCCAGATGACTTTCTAGAGGAAGGATATTCCCTCAGATTTGCTGAAATGAATCGTGAGTGTCAAATTGTAGCATGTGTGACTATGTACAATGAAGACAAAATATCTTTAGCCAGAACAATCCACTctataatgaaaaatgtcGCACATTTATGTAGCCGTCAGAAGTCTCAAGTTTGGGGGAAAGACAGCTGGAAAAAAGTTTCGGTTATTTTAGTTAGTGATGGTAGAGCTAAAGTCAATCAGGGTGCATTAGATTATTTAGCCGCCTTGGGTGTCTATCAAGAAGATATGGCAAAGGCCTCTGTCAACGGTGATCCAGTTAAGGCACATATATTCGAATTGACAACACAGGTTTCCATTAATGCTGACCTTGACTATGTTTCAAAGGATATAGTTCCTGTCCAAATGGTCTTCTGtctgaaagaagaaaataaaaagaagatcaaCTCTCATCGTTGGCTTTTTAATGCTTTTTGTCCTGTTTTACAGCCAAACGTTGTGATGTTAATTGATGTTGGTACCCGCTTGAATGATACTGCCGTTTATCATTTATGGAAGGCTTTTGATAATGACTCTAATGTGGCAGGTGCAGCTGGCCAAATTACAACTATGACTGGTAAGTACGGTAAAAAGTTGTTGAATCCCCTCGTCGCTTCCCAAAATTTCGAATACAAAATGTCAAATATCTTAGACAAGCCCCTGGAAAGTCTTTTCGGTTATATTACAGTTTTACCTGGTGCTCTTTCAGCTTATAGATATCGTGCTCTTCAGAATCATGCCGACGGAACTGGACCATTGAAGTCTTACTTTTTGGGGGAAACTCAAGAGGGTAGAGACCATGATGTTTTCACAGCAAATATGTATCTAGCAGAAGACAGGATTTTATGCTGGGAATTGGTTGCTAAGAGGGACGCAAAGTGGGTTCTTAAGTATGTCAAGGAAGCCACAGGTGAGACAGATGTTCCGGAAGATATTCCTGAATTTATTTCTCAAAGAAGACGTTGGTTAAATGGTGCGATGTTTGCTGCTCTTTATGCCCAATTGCATAGCTTCCAGATATGGAAGACAAGACATTCCATAACTCGTTTGATTTTCCTACAAATAGAATTCTTCtatcaatttattcaagGGATTTTTTCGTGGTTTTCTATTGCAAATTTGGTTTTAACTTTCTATTATCTAGCAGGATCTGTTAATAACGTTTTAAAACATGGCGATGTcttattcatatttttaaaatatctgATATTTTGTGATTTGGCCAGtttattcattatttctatGGGCAATAGACCACAAGGTGCCAAGCCTTTGTTTTTGATATCTATGATTATTTTAACTTTTTGTGCAATTTATTCATTGGTCTGTGGTTTTTACTTCGGGATCACTCAATTGGACTCAAAAGACACAAGTTCAGGGGCGGCTTTCAACATCATCGTGTCTATCTTATCGACATATGGTTTATATGtcttttcctctttcaTGTACTTAGACCCATGGCATATTTTTAGTTCCTCTATTCAATATTTCCTGACATTGCCTGCATTTACATGTACTTTGCAAATTTTTGCATTCTGCAATACTCATGACGTTTCTTGGGGTACTAAAGGTTCTCATGAACAATCTAAACCATTGGCCAAGGCTATAGTTGTTCAAGGCCCAGATGGCAAGCAAATCGTTGAAACAGATTGGCCACAGGAAGTTGACAAAAAATACATGGAAATTAAGAGCCGCTTGAAGGAGGTAGagtttgaagaaaagattgtGGATGAGGCAGAGAAACAAAATGATTATTATAGAGATATAAGATCAAGAATTGTTATGACTTGGATGCTTTCAAACTTGATTTTAATTATGGCTATaattgaaatcttcaaGCCGGAAAATACAAATAACGGATATCTGTTATTTATCTTATGGTCAGTTGCAGGCCTTGCATTATTTAGGTTCATTGGTTCTATGGGTTTCTTAGTCTTTAAATACGTAAGAATGCTTGTTAAGTACAAAAACAAGGCAGAAAATCGTGGATCATGGGGCGTCAGAAATATCATGCCAACTATACCATTCAGTAACAAAGATTGA
- the POA1 gene encoding ADP-ribose 1''-phosphate phosphatase (similar to Saccharomyces cerevisiae POA1 (YBR022W); ancestral locus Anc_3.222), with translation MTNLKYVKGDILKKTSYPRLLIHSCNCNGSWGGGIAYQLAVNYPLAEREYVGLCEENGSDLLGKCKLIPSYTDDNLIIACLFTSSYGGSSHDSAESILKYTKQALDDLSSIRLSSKVVLTSKTGKQIRDYNLEMPKINSGIFGVPWKHTEELLRAYKNEMNFTVYVL, from the coding sequence ATGACAAACTTGAAGTATGTGAAGGGAGATATCTTAAAAAAAACCAGTTATCCACGTCTGTTAATACATTCCTGTAACTGTAATGGGTCATGGGGCGGTGGTATAGCCTACCAATTGGCAGTAAATTATCCATTGGCTGAACGGGAATATGTAGGCTTATGTGAGGAAAATGGATCTGATTTATTAGGCAAGTGTAAACTAATACCTAGTTATACCGATGATAATCTGATCATTGCTTGTCTTTTCACGTCTAGCTATGGTGGGTCTTCTCATGACAGTGCAGAAAGTATTTTAAAGTACACTAAACAAGCACTAGATGATTTATCGAGTATCCGCTTATCATCGAAAGTTGTCTTGACCTCAAAGACTGGTAAGCAGATCAGAGATTACAACCTAGAGATGCCAAAAATAAATAGTGGAATATTTGGAGTTCCTTGGAAGCATActgaagaattattaagGGCatacaaaaatgaaatgaacTTCACAGTATATGTCTTGTAG
- the CHS3 gene encoding chitin synthase CHS3 (similar to Saccharomyces cerevisiae CHS3 (YBR023C); ancestral locus Anc_3.223), which produces MEEDDHYLYIENDDEALLRSRSNNRQHGVHRQGSLVRPERNRFNNPNNPHFHYARVTKQQQSHLSVQPSTTGVDPAIGRNLGSIKSNKSTQSRISKTSKQDSEGYPLQNLSNGRFGDENLDNTDNLRPHFKPTTLTRKPDNSFSMWKLYCYIITCWAPGPILALFGMKKKERQMAWREKIALISVTLYMGAIVAYITFGFTRTVCNTSGPRIKSTEMDTGYVTINGKAYTFNGSLTEGSDLEVKDNTVYGPWDAAGYQATFLFQNVNGNCRDLITPKSNCTIPHDDDNDLAWYFPCRLMKEDGSSTPNFTTINYAGWGCHTTESERNAYYKMKSYADIYYTWESVRNSSRNLVVYNGHVLDLDLLNWLETYQVDYPLLFDELKKSNLQGYDLSLILSNGHDRKVAQCLSEIIKVGEVDSKTIGCIASDVVLYVSLILVLAVVIIKFLIACYFRWGVARKQGAFPIDNKTMERHMNNIEDWSRDIYSQGPIKKVPTSLRPIDKASRKDRRASTLDMLKKRGSIALNLAESTIDLNSASDFAPDSAGSYNGMVTMSTQNVWKLNTATDIPSNDFATSGLFRSTSELWNSTTLLPTPGNLKTQNLDTTIIHPDIVQQPPLGYMPYDFPLIHTLCFVTCYSEDEHGLRTTLDSLATTDYPNSHKLLMIVCDGLVKGSGNDRSTPEIALSMMDDFVVDPQDVKPYSYVAVTSGSKRHNMAKIYAGFYKYNDSTVPPEMQQRVPVITIVKCGTPDEQGSAKPGNRGKRDSQVILMSFLQKITFDERMTELEFQLLKNIWQITGLMADFYETVLMVDADTKVFPDSLTHMIAEMVKDQTIMGLCGETKIANKSESWVTAIQVFEYFISHHQSKAFESVFGSVTCLPGCFSLYRIKAPKGSSGYWVPILANPDIVERYSDNVTDTLHKKNLLLLGEDRYLSSLMLRTFPKRKQVFVPKAACKTVVPNTLKVLMSQRRRWINSTVHNLFELLLIRDLCGTFCFSMQFVIGIELIGTMVLPVAICFTVYVIIAAIVSHPTPILTLVLLAVVLGLPGLIVILTATRASYLMWMAIYICALPIWNLLLPSYAYWKFDDFSWGDTRTVAGDGKGSSHDEVEGDFDHSKIKMRTWREFEREERISRSSNIDEDETSRLFA; this is translated from the coding sequence ATGGAAGAAGACgatcattatctttatatCGAAAATGATGACGAGGCGCTCTTACGGTCAAGATCAAACAATAGACAACATGGTGTACATAGGCAGGGTTCTCTCGTGAGGCCTGAAAGAAACAGATTTAATAATCCAAATAACCcacattttcattatgCCAGGGTGACGAAGCAACAGCAAAGTCACCTGAGCGTGCAGCCGTCTACTACCGGTGTGGACCCCGCTATAGGCAGAAACCTTGGCTCAATAAAGTCCAATAAAAGTACACAGAGTAGAATATCTAAGACCTCAAAGCAAGATTCAGAAGGTTATCCACTGcaaaatctttcaaatggaCGCTTTGGagatgaaaatttggaCAATACTGACAATTTAAGACCACACTTTAAGCCCACAACTTTAACAAGAAAACCAGATAACTCATTTTCTATGTGGAAACTATATTGTTACATTATTACATGTTGGGCACCTGGTCCAATATTAGCTCTCTTTGgtatgaaaaagaaagaaagacaaATGGCTtggagagaaaaaattgccTTAATATCTGTTACTTTATATATGGGGGCTATTGTAGCCTACATCACATTTGGTTTCACAAGGACTGTTTGCAACACTTCAGGTCCTCGTATAAAAAGTACCGAAATGGATACAGGATATGTTACCATAAATGGTAAGGCTTACACATTTAATGGATCATTAACAGAGGGTAGTGACTTAGAAGTGAAGGATAATACAGTTTATGGTCCCTGGGATGCCGCTGGATATCAAGCAACCTTTCTATTTCAGAATGTTAATGGTAATTGTCGTGATTTAATCACACCAAAAAGCAATTGTACTATTCCTCACGAcgatgataatgatttgGCGTGGTATTTTCCCTGTAGATTAATGAAAGAAGACGGTTCTTCGACTCCAAACTTTACCACTATAAATTATGCTGGCTGGGGCTGCCACACGACAGAATCTGAAAGGAATGCATACTATAAAATGAAGAGCTACGCGGATATTTATTATACTTGGGAAAGTGTCAGAAACTCCTCGAGAAATCTAGTTGTTTACAATGGTCATGTTTTAGATCTGGATTTATTGAACTGGTTAGAAACTTATCAAGTAGACTATCCTCTCCTATTTGATGAGTTAAAAAAGTCAAATTTACAGGGTTATgatttatcattaattttgtCAAATGGTCACGACAGAAAGGTTGCCCAATGCCTGAGtgaaattatcaaagtCGGTGAAGTTGACTCAAAGACTATTGGCTGTATTGCCTCAGACGTTGTTTTATACGTTTCTTTGATATTGGTTCTCGCCGTGGTTATTATAAAGTTTTTAATTGCCTGCTACTTTCGTTGGGGTGTTGCCAGGAAGCAAGGTGCTTTCCCAATAGATAACAAAACAATGGAAAGACACATGAATAACATAGAGGACTGGTCTCGCGATATCTATTCTCAGGGTCCCATTAAGAAAGTTCCTACTTCTCTGAGACCAATCGACAAAGCTTCAAGGAAGGACAGGCGCGCATCAACGCTTGACATGTTGAAGAAGCGTGGCTCAATTGCGCTAAATTTGGCTGAATCTACTATTGATCTCAATTCTGCGTCTGACTTTGCGCCAGATTCAGCAGGCTCCTACAACGGCATGGTAACTATGAGCACACAAAATGTATGGAAGCTGAATACTGCGACCGACATTCCTTCCAATGATTTTGCAACATCTGGGTTATTTCGCTCCACCTCAGAGCTCTGGAATAGTACAACATTATTACCCACACCAGGAAATTTAAAGACCCAAAATCTAGATACCACCATTATACATCCAGACATTGTTCAGCAACCGCCACTAGGATACATGCCCTATGACTTCCCACTAATTCACACTCTTTGCTTTGTCACCTGTTATTCAGAAGATGAGCATGGTTTAAGGACAACGCTGGATTCCCTAGCAACAACTGATTATCCAAACTCCCACAAATTACTAATGATCGTCTGTGATGGGCTAGTGAAAGGTTCAGGTAATGATAGAAGTACGCCTGAAATTGCTCTAAGTATGATGGATGACTTCGTAGTAGATCCTCAGGATGTCAAGCCATATTCATATGTGGCGGTTACTTCAGGTTCTAAAAGACATAATATGGCAAAGATATATGCTGGTTTCTATAAGTACAATGACTCAACTGTGCCACCAGAAATGCAACAGCGTGTTCCTGTTATTACTATAGTTAAGTGCGGTACCCCAGATGAACAAGGTTCTGCTAAGCCTGGTAACAGAGGTAAGCGTGATTCACAAGTTATATTAATGTCCTTTTTACAGAAGATAACTTTTGATGAGAGAATGACAGAGTTGGAAtttcaacttttgaaaaatatatggCAAATTACAGGGTTGATGGCTGATTTTTACGAAACTGTTCTGATGGTTGACGCCGATACCAAAGTTTTCCCAGATTCATTGACACATATGATTGCTGAAATGGTTAAAGATCAAACAATTATGGGTCTTTGTGGTGAAACCAAGATTGCAAACAAATCCGAATCATGGGTCACAGCCATTCAAGTATTTGAGTACTTTATATCCCATCATCAGTCTAAAGCTTTCGAATCTGTATTCGGCTCTGTAACCTGTTTGCCAGGATGTTTTTCACTTTACAGAATTAAGGCTCCAAAGGGTTCAAGTGGATACTGGGTTCCAATATTAGCCAATCCTGACATTGTTGAGAGATATTCTGATAATGTCACCGACACATTGCATAAGAAGAATCTGTTACTATTAGGTGAAGATAGATATTTATCATCTCTAATGTTGAGAActtttccaaaaagaaaacaggTTTTTGTCCCTAAAGCAGCTTGTAAAACTGTTGTCCCGAATACCCTGAAAGTTTTGATGTCACAACGCCGTCGTTGGATCAACTCTACCGTCCATAATTTATTCGAACTTCTATTAATAAGAGATTTATGTGGTACGTTCTGTTTTTCTATGCAATTTGTCATTGGGATTGAATTAATTGGTACCATGGTATTACCAGTTGCAATCTGTTTTACGGTATATGTCATTATTGCTGCCATTGTTAGCCATCCCACTCCAATTTTAACATTAGTTCTGCTTGCTGTTGTTTTAGGATTACCTGGTTTGATTGTTATACTCACTGCTACTCGTGCGTCATATCTTATGTGGATGGccatttatatatgtgCATTGCCTATCTGGAATTTGTTATTACCATCCTATGCATACtggaaatttgatgatttctCCTGGGGTGATACAAGAACGGTTGCGGGTGATGGTAAAGGGTCTAGCCATGATGAAGTGGAGGGTGATTTTGACCATTCTAAGATCAAAATGAGGACTTGGAGAGAGTTTGAAAGAGAAGAGAGAATATCTAGATCAAGTAATATCGACGAAGATGAAACTAGTCGACTTTTTGCATAG